GCCATCAGGGCCTATGACGATACGCGCCCCCTCCATTACTGCGAATTCCCGCACGGCCATAAGGCCGTGGACATGGATTCCGCCATGTATCCGCCCGTGGACCGGGTGGAAAACTGGGGGAGGCAGAAGACTTCCCGCCCCTTCTTCGTGTGCGAATACGCCCATTCCATGGGGAATGCCCTGGGCAATTTCAAGGAGTACATGGAAGCCTTTGAGTCCTCCCCTCGCATGGTGGGCGGGGCCATCTGGGATTTTGTGGACCAGTCCCTCCGCGCCAACCCTGCCGGGAACGGCATTTACAAGCCCGCTCCCTTCAAGGGCGTGACGCAGGCCTACGGCGGCATGTTCGGGGACAGGCCCAACCAGGCCAATTTCTGCGACAACGGCATCATTCTGGGCAACCGGAACACCACGGCCAAGACGAAGGAAGTAAAGAAGGTGTACCAGTACATGGCCTTTGACCGCAAGGACGGTTCCCTGACCGTTCGCAACAAGTATTTCCACAAGCCGTTGAAGGGCTATACGCTTTACCTGGTGTCCCTCGCGCCCGGCGGCAAGCATGCCGTGGAGCGCATGGCTCTGCCGGAGACGGCCCCCGGCAAGTCCGTGACGGTGAAACTGCCTTCCGCCGCCATGCAGACGGGCTCCCTGATGGTTCTGGCGGACGCCCGGTTCAAGCTGCCGGAAGACGTGAAGGAGCTTTCCGCCAAACAACTGGAGCATGTGGCGGACGAGTGCGAAGCTTACGAGTGGTTCCCGGCGGCCGTGGAGAAGGAGGCTTCCGTGAAGGCTCCGGCGGCGCTGCCCGCCGTCTCCGTGCGCCAGGGCGATCCCGTGGTGGTGCAGGGGAAGGGCTTTTCCGCCTCCTTCAAGGACGGCATGCTTTCCGCCCTCCGGTACGGCAGCCAGGACCTGATTCTGCCCGGCTATCCGGTGGCGCTCCAGGCGTACCGTTCCCCGGTGGACAACGACGCCTGGATCAGGAGCAAGGTTGAGGGGAAGATGAAGATGCAGACCATGAAGGCGGAGTATTCCGATGTGAAGGCCGCCGTCATTTCTCCCGGCGTGGCCCGCATTACGGCGCAATTCCGGACGAAAGGCTCCGGCCTTTCCTTCTCCGGGGAGGTTGCCTGGACGGTGTTCGGCAACGGCGTCATCAATGCCTCCGTCAGAATGTATCCCTCCGCCAAGGGGGAAGAGCTCCTGCGGCTGGGCGTCACCTTCGGGATGCCTGCCGCCTATGACCAGGTGGAATACCTGGGGCTGGGGCCGTGGGACAATTACCGGGACCGCCGCACGAGCTGCTGGAAGGACGTGTTCCGCACTTCCGTGGACGACATGTTTTTTGCCTATTCCCGCCCCCAGGACATGGGCAACCGCATGGAGACGGACTGGGTGGCCCTGTCCAGACCCAAGGCGGCTCCGGCGCTGTGGGTAGGCTCCGCCTCTCCCAGGGCCCCGCTGGAAGTGTCCATCCTGCGTTATACGCCGAAGGAGCTCAACAACGCCAAAAGCCTGGACAGGCTGCCGGAGAAGGACAAGGTGGTCGTGAATCTGGACGCCTTCCAGATGGGGCTGGGCGGTTCCTCCTGCGGGCCGCGCCCCCTGGCGAAGTACCAGACGCTGAGCGAAGCCACCCCCCTGGGCTTTGTGCTGGCCCCCACGTCCGCCCTGCTGAACCTGGCGCGCGCGGGACTGGGCGTGCCCCATTCCCCCGTGATTGAACGGGACGGGGACGGCATGGTCAGCCTGGTTTCCTCCACGCCCGGAGCGGAGATGAAGTATTCCGTCAACAAGGGACCGGAAAAAACGTACCGGAAACCCTTCAAGCTTCCCGAAGGGGAAGTGAGGGCCTGGGCTGCCGCCGGAAAATCCGGCAAGGTGCCTCCCACGTCTCCCGGCGAGCGGAAATTCCCCCTCGTCAAGGGGCAGGGCGAATGGAAGATCCTGAGCGCTTCCTCGGAAGAGCCGGATACCGGCTTCGCCCACTTCGCCATTGACGGGAATCCGGATACCTGCTGGCACACGTCCTATACGAACGGCCTGCCGGGCTTCCCCCACTCCATTGCCGTGGACATGGGAACCAGAATGAAGTTCACCGGATTCATCTACACGCCCAGAATGGACAAGGACAAGGGCCTCATCAGCCAGTACACGTTCTCCGTTTCCGATGACGGGCAGAACTGGAAGGAAGTGAAAAAAGGCCAGTTCACCTACCATTACATCCGGAAGGATCCCGCCGTTCAGCGCATCGACTTCGGCAAGCCTGTGGAGGCCCGCTATTTCAAGCTGGACGCCCGCTCCCCGGTGAAGGGCGGCGAGCAGAGCGCCACTGTGGCGGAGTTGAATATCATTACCCAGTAGCGGACCGGCGCAAGCGCCGCTTTCCTGAAGGAAGGCTTTTTCCAGCCGTGCAGCCCGGAAGGGGTGCACGGCTTTGCCGTTGCGGGGCTACAAGGCGCGGGAATGTTTTTTGATTGAAAGAAAGAATGCCGCGGTCTGGTAGTATGCTCATGCGCAAGATGATTGCTTACATGCTGGGCGCCGCCGTTCTGTGCCTCTCCGCAGCCGGAGCGGAAACGCCCGTTTCCGTCGCTGGGGAAGCTCCGGCCCCCTGCAAGAGGATGGTCTGGAACCGCGGCTGGGAGTTCCGGCTGGAAGACGAGCCCGGAAAGAGCGGCTGGCAGACGGCGCATCTGCCCCATACGTTCAGCCTGCCCTATTT
The genomic region above belongs to Akkermansia massiliensis and contains:
- a CDS encoding glycoside hydrolase family 2 TIM barrel-domain containing protein → MKTVRAFLFSVMCLAPALPLLGEAPDWENEEVTGINKEAPRASVLPAGDKTLSLNGDWKFKFSMTPDGRPADFFKPSYSVSGWDTVKVPSNWQLAGYGTAIYTNVPYPFKPNPPKVMGEPPRNWPAYKERNSVGSYRRDFNLPASWKGEQVMIRFDGVESAFYVWVNGRKVGYSEDSYTGGEFDLTPYVKPGRNTIAVEVYRWSDGSYLEDQDFLRLSGIFRDVTLFAQPQVHVRDLFLKAGLDRKDYTTGVLDGTFTIRNSGKKDIPAGMKLDYSIEGISTNLNWEGASGSGRVQTDNRGRLDSGTLEVPAIPAGGEVQVALDRKFPGVKPWTAETPNLYKVTYSLNGKDPRSVNIGFRSVEIADNGAVLVNGKAVKFKGVNRHEAHPDYGRAIPREVMEKDVQIIKAHNINTVRCSHYPNHPYFYELCDRYGLYVMDEANCEAHGIRNSGMDISRKPSWKKAHVERNMSMVHRSKNHPSIVFWSLGNESGNGPNFEAASEAIRAYDDTRPLHYCEFPHGHKAVDMDSAMYPPVDRVENWGRQKTSRPFFVCEYAHSMGNALGNFKEYMEAFESSPRMVGGAIWDFVDQSLRANPAGNGIYKPAPFKGVTQAYGGMFGDRPNQANFCDNGIILGNRNTTAKTKEVKKVYQYMAFDRKDGSLTVRNKYFHKPLKGYTLYLVSLAPGGKHAVERMALPETAPGKSVTVKLPSAAMQTGSLMVLADARFKLPEDVKELSAKQLEHVADECEAYEWFPAAVEKEASVKAPAALPAVSVRQGDPVVVQGKGFSASFKDGMLSALRYGSQDLILPGYPVALQAYRSPVDNDAWIRSKVEGKMKMQTMKAEYSDVKAAVISPGVARITAQFRTKGSGLSFSGEVAWTVFGNGVINASVRMYPSAKGEELLRLGVTFGMPAAYDQVEYLGLGPWDNYRDRRTSCWKDVFRTSVDDMFFAYSRPQDMGNRMETDWVALSRPKAAPALWVGSASPRAPLEVSILRYTPKELNNAKSLDRLPEKDKVVVNLDAFQMGLGGSSCGPRPLAKYQTLSEATPLGFVLAPTSALLNLARAGLGVPHSPVIERDGDGMVSLVSSTPGAEMKYSVNKGPEKTYRKPFKLPEGEVRAWAAAGKSGKVPPTSPGERKFPLVKGQGEWKILSASSEEPDTGFAHFAIDGNPDTCWHTSYTNGLPGFPHSIAVDMGTRMKFTGFIYTPRMDKDKGLISQYTFSVSDDGQNWKEVKKGQFTYHYIRKDPAVQRIDFGKPVEARYFKLDARSPVKGGEQSATVAELNIITQ